The genomic DNA GATAACGAATTTGAGAAACTTACAATGATGCAACTATTGGATTTAATGAAACATTAATCCATGGATAATAAAGCTCGCAGATCACAAATCATATGAAAACCGTTACCCTGTCTACTCATAACCCCTACGTGAGCTATGTACGCGATTCACGAGCGTAATACATCAGAATAAATCTCTTTTCATATACTTACAAAAAATTAAAGCGAACTTTTTTATATCGACCAAGTATGGCTCGAATATTGCGGAGGGTTTTAACTGCGAGCTAATGACGAGCCAATGAAATGATAGGTGCTGTAGATGGTTTACGGTTTTATTCAGCAGGTTGATGTTGAGCATAGGGATTTCATCCTGTGCCATTCGGATCTTAGGCTAATCGAAAACAAATGATTGCTGGTCCACTATCCTGCGCATATGAAATTAAACAGGGAAACCGGGCTCATTCAAGTTCATAAACGTTGAGGAGGTATCCACAATGTTCTTGTCACGTCGACAGTTTTTGAAGGTCTCTGCCGGCACTGTCGCTGCCGCAGCCGTGGCGGACAAAGTCCTGGCATTGACGGCGCTCCAGCCGGTCATTGAGGTCGGCAACCCGCTGGGGGACTATCCGGACCGATCGTGGGAGCGGGTATACCATGATCAATATCGCTACGATTCATCCTTTACATGGGTCTGCTCACCCAATGACACCCATGCCTGCCGTGTGCGCGCCTTCGTTCGCAACGGAGTGGTCATGCGCGTGGAGCAAAACTACGACCACCAGACCTATGAAGATCTGTATGGAAACCGGGGCACGTTCGCTCACAACCCGCGTATGTGTCTGAAAGGATTCACCTTCCATCGTCGCGTCTATGGACCGTATCGCTTAAAGGGCCCCTTGATGCGGAAGGGGTGGAAACAATGGGCCGACGACGGATCCCCGGAGTTAACCCCCGAAGCCAAGCGCAAATATAAGTTTGACAGTCGTTTTTTAGACGATATGCTTCGCGTTTCCTGGGATACGGCCTTTACCTATGCCGCCAAGGCCATGATTGTGATTGCCACGCGGTATAGTGGCGAGGCCGGCGCGCGACGCCTTCGCGAGCAGGGTTATGCGCCGGAGATGATTGAAATGATGAAGGGCGCTGGAGTGCGCTGCTTCAAGCACCGGGCAGGCATGCCCATTCTCGGGTTCATCGGCAAACACTCCAACACCCGTTTCAACAACAGCGTCCTGCCGTTGCTGGATACATGGATACGCAAGGTCGGGCCGGACCAAGCGCAAGGCGGTCGGTATTGGAACAATTACACCTGGCATGGGGACCAAGATCCCTCACAGCCGTTTTGGAACGGCACGCAAAACTGCGACGTTGACTTGAGCGATATGCGCTTCACGAAGTTCAACACGAGCTGGGGCAAGAATTTCGTCGAGAACAAGATGCCGGAAGCGCACTGGAAGCTCGAATCGATCGAGCGCGGCGCGCGCATCGCGGTGATCACTCCGGAGTACAATCCGACGGCCCAGCGAGCCGACTACTGGATTCCCCTTCGCCCGCAATCGGACGGGGCGTTGTTCCTCGGGGCCTGCAAAATCATTCTCGATGAGAACATGCAGGACATCGACTATCTCAAGCAGTTCACGGATATGCCCCTGTTGGTCCGCACGGATACTCTCCAGTATCTGGACCCACGGGATGTGATCCAGGATTATAAATTCCCTGATTTCTCACACAGTTATTCCGGCCGGATCCAAGCGTTGAAGCCGGAATACATCGAACGGCTAGGCGGTTTCATGGTGTGGGACATGGCCAAGAAGCAGGCCGTCCCGCTTCATCGTGAGCAGGTCGGCTGGCATTTCGATAAGAGCGGGATTGAGCCGGCCTTGACGGGTACCTATCGAGTCAAGCTGCTGAACGGACGCGAAATCGACGCGCTGCCCATCTACCAGCTGTACCTGATCCACCTCCAAGACTACGATCTCGATACCACGCATCAGATCACCCGCTCTCCCAAGGATCTCCTGGTCCGCTGGGCGCGCGACTCGGGCACCATTAAACCAGCCGCGATCCACAACGGCGAAGGAGTCTGTCACTATTTCCATATGACGGCGAACGGGCGGGCGGCTGCCCTTGTCCTGACCTTGACCGGCAATATCGGCAAGTTCGGCTCCGGTTGCCATACCTGGTCCGGCAATTACAAGGTGGGAATTTGGAATGCGACGCCCTGGTCTGGCGTCGGTGGCGGCGTACACTTATCGGAAGATCCCTGGCACATCAATTTGGACGCCAATGCCCATGGGAAAGAAATCAAGTACAGGAACTACTATTACGGCGAAGAGCCTGCGTACTGGAATCACGGGGATACCGCGTTGATTGTCAATACGCCGAAGTATGGACGCAAGGTCTTCACCGGCCAGGCCGACATAGCCGACGCCGAGCAAGTTCCGTTGGGTCGTCAACGTCAACCTGTTGAACAACGCCAAGCACCATTACGATATGGTGCGGAACGTCGACCCCAACATCGAATGTCTCATCACCCAGGACATCGAAATGACGTCCGACGTCAACCACGCCGACATCGCCTTTGCCGTGAACTCCTGGATGGAATTCACCTATCCGGAAATGACGGCCACCGTGTCGAATCCGTGGGTGCAGATTTGGAAGGGTGGGATCAGGCCGCTGTACGACACGCGGAACGATGCAGATACGTTTGCGGGGGTGGCGGCAAAACTCGCCGAGATCACGGGCGAGAAACGAATGAGAGACGTCTTCCACTTTGTCTATGAGAATCGCGTGGACGTGTATGCACAACGCCTCCTTGACGCATCCAGCACGTTTTACGGCTACAGTGCCGATGTGCTCTTGAAGTCGGA from Candidatus Nitrospira nitrificans includes the following:
- a CDS encoding molybdopterin-dependent oxidoreductase translates to MFLSRRQFLKVSAGTVAAAAVADKVLALTALQPVIEVGNPLGDYPDRSWERVYHDQYRYDSSFTWVCSPNDTHACRVRAFVRNGVVMRVEQNYDHQTYEDLYGNRGTFAHNPRMCLKGFTFHRRVYGPYRLKGPLMRKGWKQWADDGSPELTPEAKRKYKFDSRFLDDMLRVSWDTAFTYAAKAMIVIATRYSGEAGARRLREQGYAPEMIEMMKGAGVRCFKHRAGMPILGFIGKHSNTRFNNSVLPLLDTWIRKVGPDQAQGGRYWNNYTWHGDQDPSQPFWNGTQNCDVDLSDMRFTKFNTSWGKNFVENKMPEAHWKLESIERGARIAVITPEYNPTAQRADYWIPLRPQSDGALFLGACKIILDENMQDIDYLKQFTDMPLLVRTDTLQYLDPRDVIQDYKFPDFSHSYSGRIQALKPEYIERLGGFMVWDMAKKQAVPLHREQVGWHFDKSGIEPALTGTYRVKLLNGREIDALPIYQLYLIHLQDYDLDTTHQITRSPKDLLVRWARDSGTIKPAAIHNGEGVCHYFHMTANGRAAALVLTLTGNIGKFGSGCHTWSGNYKVGIWNATPWSGVGGGVHLSEDPWHINLDANAHGKEIKYRNYYYGEEPAYWNHGDTALIVNTPKYGRKVFTGQADIADAEQVPLGRQRQPVEQRQAPLRYGAERRPQHRMSHHPGHRNDVRRQPRRHRLCRELLDGIHLSGNDGHRVESVGADLEGWDQAAVRHAERCRYVCGGGGKTRRDHGRETNERRLPLCL